In Pseudomonas oryzihabitans, the DNA window CTGTTCGATCTGGAGCAGAAGCTGGCGGGCAACAAGATCGATGATCCGTCCACCCAGAAGTCCTTCGCCGAGCGCACCGCCGCCGACATCATGAAGGGCTGGGACGGCCGCTCCTCGAAGGTAGACGTGAAGTCCTTCGACAAGGCGTTGGGCAGCACCGCCGCCTCGGCGGGCACCCTAGTCGAGCCCCAGCGCAATGCCGGCATCCTGATGCCGGGCCTGCGTCGTCTCACCATTCGCGATCTGCTGGCCCAGGGCCGCATCAGCTCCAACTCCCTGGAGTACGTGCGCGAGAACGTCTTCACCAACTCGGCGGCGATTGCGCCGGAAGGCACCCTCAAGCCCGAGTCGCAGCTGACCTTCACCAAAGAGTCGGCAAACGTGAAGACCATCGCCCACTGGATCCAGGCTTCGCGCCAGATCATGGAAGATGCGCCGATGCTCGAGTCCTACGTCAACAACCGTCTGCTGTACGGCCTGGCGCTGAATGAAGAGGTGCAACTGCTCAACGGCGACGGTACCGGTGACAACCTGGTCGGTATCAACAAGGTGGCAACCGCCTACGACACCGGCCTGAACGCCACCGGCGACACCCGCGCCGACATGATCGCTCACGCGATCTTCCAGGTGACCGAGTCCGAGTTCGAGGCCTCCGGCATCATCCTCAACCCGCGCGACTGGCATGCCATCTCGCTGCTCAAGGACGCCGAAGGCCGCTACATCTTCGGTGGCCCGGCAGCGTTCGCCGCCCGCGTGATGTGGGGCCTGCCGGTCGTG includes these proteins:
- a CDS encoding phage major capsid protein, producing the protein MSDLAVIQKAIETAQTRMQELFDAQKTEIQATGAVSKQLQGDLTTVQEELKSAGTRLFDLEQKLAGNKIDDPSTQKSFAERTAADIMKGWDGRSSKVDVKSFDKALGSTAASAGTLVEPQRNAGILMPGLRRLTIRDLLAQGRISSNSLEYVRENVFTNSAAIAPEGTLKPESQLTFTKESANVKTIAHWIQASRQIMEDAPMLESYVNNRLLYGLALNEEVQLLNGDGTGDNLVGINKVATAYDTGLNATGDTRADMIAHAIFQVTESEFEASGIILNPRDWHAISLLKDAEGRYIFGGPAAFAARVMWGLPVVATKAQAQGTFTVGAFDLASQVWDRMDATVEVSREDRDNFVKNMLTILCEERLALAHYRPTAEIKGTFAAPAAS